Within the Salvia miltiorrhiza cultivar Shanhuang (shh) unplaced genomic scaffold, IMPLAD_Smil_shh original_scaffold_188, whole genome shotgun sequence genome, the region cagccaaaatcctcgccagaggaatcagccaaaatcctcgccagaggaatcagcggaaCCCCCAAAGCAAAAATCAGAGAAACGTTTGAAGCTAGTGCGGAGGGCTAAACTAAAGAAGTGCCTAGCAGATGAGTCACTCAAATTTCAACAAAGACAGAAATCAACATCAACACCAAAAATATACACCACAGGTGGAGATCCGGGAATGCAAACTCAACATCAATGGGcaacaaaaacaacacaaaGTACGAAGGAAAAAAAAAGCACAAGCAGGGAAGAAACTTCATTTAAACATGCCAAGGAGGCAGAGCTGTACACTAAAAACCAGAAATAAGTATTGAGTTTTTACAAActaaagagttacaaaaaatTTCGTAAAGACAGAAGGGAGATCATGACATCAAGAGGGCGGGACGGAGGAGTTTGGGGCAGAGGCAGAGGAAACCGGGGGAGGGACAACACTTGCAGAGACCTGGCCAGAAGAGGCTCCCTCTGTAAACACCTGCAATGGACCAGCATCCCTCACCTTAGGGAGACGGGTTTCCACGTCCAAAAGCTTCACAACCTCTTGCACATATGATTTTTCGTCTCTGTACAGGGTAAAAAGCTGATCCACTGCGGAGAAAGAGAAAACAGAATCATCGAAGGAGGAAGACGCCAGaccagagggcaggggaggctccatgctATATTGGGAAAATGTCCGGGTGCTGTTACCAGttggatcccgcagccggttcacgaAGCCCACCAGGGAAGCAGTGAGAGCAGGCATATACAGCGGAGCAACAGGCAATGCGTCAGTCCCGATCCCAAAGGCAAAGTAGGGAAGGGCCTTATCCAACACCGGATACCACCACGCCGGTTTCTGCGGGGAAACCTCAGTGATCCCCATCAGCTTGTTTACGTCCTCATCCTTGATGTTCTCCATCAAGGCCGGCAGGTTCAGGGCATCAATTTGCTCCGGGGCCGCCCCCGTCATCTCCAACGCCTTTGTGGCAGACTGCTTTATCACATAGGCGAAGAGGGGCCCGAAGTCCTCTAGATACTCTGGAGTTTGTTTAAAGGCCGCCAAGGTGCCCTCCAGCATCATCCCCAGGAAGTGCTGGCCTTgtggagacaagaaatactccagacGCTGATCCCGTGCCCCCAGGACGTAGCCACGGTTCTGAACCTCCACACAAGTTTTCCTCCAGCCACGCTTGGCCTCCTTATAGTCATCTTCATACCTCGCCTTGAATTTAGCAAGGCTCTCGTGACTCTCCTTCGTCACCCTCGCCAGTTCAGAGGCCAAGGAGGCCTTCTCCACATCTGCCTGGGCCAGCTGAGCTTTTAACTCAGCAATCTCCGCCTCAGCTTTGCTGAGACGCTTCACCACGCCGGCCACgtcatcatcacgcttggccACCGCCGCTTGCTCCTTTTCCCTCTCTTTCTCCAATGCATCATAATCTTGGATGCACTGGATGGCCCCCCAGAGTCGGGACTCCATCTGCAAGAAGTAAAGCGAGTACTGTCAGACCAGAGAAATGGTTTtgtgccagagaaatggcttttTGCCAGAAAAATCAAGAGGTTAGTAACTTAATCTTCAAACAAAAATACAAAgtgcaggatacctgaagagccaactgacCAAGGTGGCTGGTCAGAGTCTCTCGTTTCAATTTCTCCACCAACTCCTTGTCCTTCGGATGGACACGGGCATATAGGGCTTCAACAAATTGCTGCCCCGATAGACGTGCAATCGGACCAGGGATAGTCACCTCTGTCTCCTCAGCAGGAGGGGATACAACCTTGCCTTTACCCTTTTTGGCGGCTCCTGCCCCACTAGCAGATTTCTTCGAAGGCTCCACAGACTTGCCGGCCTTCTTCAGGCTCTCCTATTTCTCTTTTTCGCCCAAGGAGATCAGActcctcttccttttctttgtGGTGTCTCGGGCCGAGTCTGGGGAGGGGACTTCGTCAGTAATGTCCACCACAAGGACATCTTCTTCACCAGCACCAGATACTCCACCGGCGCTAGAACGTCTGCGCCTATGGACAAGGCCACCGACGTCAACCTCCGGATCCTCTGAGCTGAATGTGCGCAGGGCTTCCACACTCTTTCCCTTTATCAGGGCGAGAGCCCTGGGAGGGAGTGATCATCCCAGAAGTCGCTGTCACCGGGTGAGAGGGATCTGCCTCGGGCAGGGTTGGTTGTTCTGAAGGACCTGTATGGG harbors:
- the LOC131003292 gene encoding uncharacterized protein LOC131003292, whose amino-acid sequence is MENIKDEDVNKLMGITEVSPQKPAWWYPVLDKALPYFAFGIGTDALPVAPLYMPALTASLVGFVNRLRDPTGNSTRTFSQYSMEPPLPSGLASSSFDDSVFSFSAVDQLFTLYRDEKSYVQEVVKLLDVETRLPKVRDAGPLQVFTEGASSGQVSASVVPPPVSSASAPNSSVPPS